The genomic region GTGAAGCATTTTGGTGGTGATTTGCCTCTGATTTggtgggcggtggggggggggtgtgctCCATGTTGTGGGCTGTGCAGGGGCTGGCAGCAGAGAATCTGGTGTTGAATCAGGGTCCAGTTCCATCCTGACCCCTGGCTTTCCAGTGATCACTCGCAAGCCGCTGGACAGTGGTGTGAacatgaaaggttgttgctgaatgataagacgctgagattcttggcctccggaggagacgaattcaatctggggccagagacgaggctgaatcgctcagagcttttgtgtaataaagttttattaaactataaaagagatagagaaagcttctgacataggcatcagaagggggcaaaagagtacccccccctcctagtctttagctatatgttatatagtcactcacagtctgttaatgaaaagaaagaagtgtcataaaatttagaatggcgccagataattcatccctggccataaaatgattgacttgaatcttgtagaaggggaGAATAGCagcaaatagtttcgtttacatagattaggggaacaatacctgaataagtaagttaggctgtttggcggaaccaacttgaagatagagtctggggtacattaacatagcttaatacaacatttccataagaaaaagaaatgtattggttaactcaaggtttgagagtagttagcttcaggtgaaaccaggtgcttagcaacacagcattttaagagaaacctccttttaaatttgtatagagaagaaaaaatatcgctggtttttttcctcctgccgcttaagagagataaaaatgcctcttttctctgtttggagacccctggccttcctgcctgttaccctctcaaagaCTCTTGGTTGACCTCTGTCAGCACTGGCTGGATGTAGTGAGtccaggaggagaatggggattTGGGAAGGAGGTTCTTTCCAACAGCAGGTTATTTTTCTCGCTgttcctcctctgtccccagacACTGTCTGAGTGTATGAGTGACTGTAAATACAGATTTTCAAATAGGAGACAGAGGTCAGAAGTCCCCTCCCCAGGCTTCCCCTGGAagtccaccccaaccccaccccacatGTACTCCATGAAGGCTGGGGAAGCCCAGTGCTTGCACACTGACCAGGAATCAGAGCCTGGGAATTTCTGTGAGTGGCCATCCCAGTCCTGCACCGGCAGAGAGGGGTGGGGATTTGAGCCTCTCCACACCTCAGGGGGCATTCGCTCTCACTGAGAGTTCCCAGGGGTCCACAGTTATCAGGAGCGTGAAGTTCCATTTTTATTACCAAAATAAGGTTTAAAATCCTCGTTTTAAGTGGGTCACGCACACAATCGCGAGAGCGAGCACTCAGAACAAGTTCAAGCTCTTTCTCTGCAGCCTGAGTCAGAGCAGCGCCCACGGCCTCAGAGGGCCATGCTAGCACCCTCCAGGGCCGTGATGAACCGGACGCTGGTCACCCAGTTCCTCATTCTGGGATTCTCAGAAACACCCGGGCTGCGAACGCTGCTCTTCTACGGCTTCCTGCTTCTGTACACAGTGGCCCTCTCTGGAAACCTGCTCATTGTGGTGGTCATCAGCTCCAGTCCAGCcctgcacacccccatgtacttcttcctggtcAACCTGGCTGTGGTGGACATTCTCTGCACGTCCACGATCCTGCCTGAGCTTCTGGTGGGCATGGTGGCCAGCAAGACCATCTCCTATGGGGGCTGCATGGCCCAGCTCTTCTGCTTCACGTGGTCCATGGGGGCTGAGCTGCTGCTCTTCTcggccatggcctatgaccgctacgtggccatctgccggCCCCTGCACTACGGCGCCCTCATGGGCCCCCGGGTGTGTGCGCTCTTGGCTGGAGTGGTGTGGACAGTCAGCCTGATCAACACCAGCGTGCACACAGGCCTCATGCTTCGCCTGCCCTTCTGCCGCTCCAACGTGGTGGAGCACTTCTTCTGTGAGATCCCCCCTCTGCTGAAGCTCTCCTGCGCCCCGACCCAGCTGAATGAAGCCATGGCCTTCACGGCAGACATCTTCCTGGCGGTGGGGAACTTCTCGGTGATCACGCTCTCCTACTGCTGCATCATCGCCAGCATCCTGCGCATGCGGTCGGCGGTGGGCAAGCGGCgcgccttctccacctgctcctcccacctcctggTGGTCTCCTTGTACTACTCCACCATCATCTACACTTACATCCGCCCTGCGTCCAGCTACTCGCTGGACAAGGACAAGCTGGTGTCGGTGATCTACACTTCCGTGGCGCCCTCCCTGAACCCCCTCATCTACTCGCTGAGGAACGTGGAGGTCAAGGCGGCGCTCAGGAGGCTGCTGTCCGGCTGCTGAGGTCGCGCCCCGCGAGGTCCTCGTGCCGGAGGGCGGGGCCCAGTGCGGCTTTCCCTAAACTGGGACATGGTTGTTGTCTGGAAGGGCCCCATCCTGTTTCCTAAGGTCACACCCCACTGCACTGTACAGTGACCATGGGACCAGCTCTGGGCATCTCTCCTCTGCTTTCAGGAAGCCCCTTAACCTCCTAGTCTCACCCTGTCCTTCTCTGGTGAATCCTGGGATGACTTATGGCAGTTTCATGACCCAGGAAGCATGTAGTAGATCACCAGCTGCGCCTGGCCCTTTCTTCAGCAATTTCTTCCCAAGATGCCCACATCTTTGTTTTCCAAGAAGCCTGGACTTTGCTGCAGCCCTTCTTTTTTGGGCTTCTGCATTAACAATGGGTGGCCTTTGCCTTAGTCACAGCAGGAGAAGTGCAGAGATGAGAGGGATTAAGTTAGGAGAGGGTAATCCTATTCTACTTTAGGATAGGATTTCCAGTGTGTTTTTTGGTGGGGGAGGCAGATTTCAGGAGGATAGGTTCCCCCTGGTAGCAAAGTTCCAGGAGTGGTCTTT from Muntiacus reevesi chromosome 2, mMunRee1.1, whole genome shotgun sequence harbors:
- the LOC136158384 gene encoding olfactory receptor 13G1-like, with the protein product MLAPSRAVMNRTLVTQFLILGFSETPGLRTLLFYGFLLLYTVALSGNLLIVVVISSSPALHTPMYFFLVNLAVVDILCTSTILPELLVGMVASKTISYGGCMAQLFCFTWSMGAELLLFSAMAYDRYVAICRPLHYGALMGPRVCALLAGVVWTVSLINTSVHTGLMLRLPFCRSNVVEHFFCEIPPLLKLSCAPTQLNEAMAFTADIFLAVGNFSVITLSYCCIIASILRMRSAVGKRRAFSTCSSHLLVVSLYYSTIIYTYIRPASSYSLDKDKLVSVIYTSVAPSLNPLIYSLRNVEVKAALRRLLSGC